DNA sequence from the Desulfovibrionales bacterium genome:
CCAGGACGAATTGGGTGTTTTGGCCGAGGCGTTGAATTCTCTTTCCAGCCAGCTAAAGACAAAGATTGCGGAGATAATGACTGAAAAGGGCAAGAATGAGGCCATATTGAAGGGGATATCCAGCGGGATAATGGCGGTGGACAAAGAAGGCCGGATTATCCTGTTGAATCAGGCCCTGCGAGATTCCTTTGCTGTAGATCAGGATGTTTCCGGCCGGCCGCCGGTTGAGGTTATCAGGAGTATCCCTTTACAGGAGGCTTTCACGATTGTACTAAAGGAGCGCGCTCCGCAGAGGCTGGAAATCCCGGTTGCTTACCCGAGAGATAGGGTATTTGATGTCCGTATCGTTCCCCTTTTTGCTGCTGACATCATACAGGGGGCCATTGCCGTCTTCCATGATATGACGGACATCAGACAGTTGGAACAGATTCGGAAAGACTTTGTGACTAATGCCTCCCATGAATTAAAGAATCCCCTGACCGCTATCAAGGGATATGCGGAAACCCTGCTTGAAGGTGGGATTGATGATCAGGAGAAGGCCAAATCATTTATCAGAATTATCAGCGAACATGCAAATCGTATGGATAATCTGATTCAGGACATACTGGCTCTGGCCAGGCTTGAGGCCCAGGGAACTGGGATATCTAATGAGCAGGTAAGCGTGAAGGAAGTAGTGGAGGGTTCACTAAGAGCGTTAGGTCCTCAAGCGGAAATGAAGCGCATAAAATTCGCACGGGAGTTCCCGCCGGAAGATATTATGGTCCGGGGCGACCATGAAAAATTATCTCAGGCCGTTCTGAACATCGTGGATAATGCCATAAAATACTCCCCTCCGAAAACGAGAATCACAGTTTCCTTGTCTGAACGCGAGGGCGAGGCACAGATCGACATTCGGGATGAGGGCCCGGGCATCCCTAAGGAGGATCAGGAAAGGATATTTGAGAGGTTTTACCGGGTGGATAAAGGCCGTTCGCGTGCGATCGGCGGCACGGGCCTGGGTCTCTCTATTGTCAAACATGCAATACTGGCACATGAGGGAAAGGTCTGGGTGGAAAGTGAACCGGGCGAAGGCTCCATATTCCATATCGTTTTTCCAAAACACTCCAAATAAACGCCACATTTCTGTCATCACACTAAAGTAAAAG
Encoded proteins:
- a CDS encoding ATP-binding protein, producing the protein MKQFKWRLFLTYLAVILVIFAAAQLYASFVFKETLIAGVSSDLESKTYLIKTVLEKYPRPGSRAYGIDSMVKDMGRTIQPRITVIGLDGVVIGDSEVPQKDIRAMENHAHRPEFVEALKTGFATSIRFSTTLKKKSIYSAALSKKDGLPAYVVRLALPLDDVEKKVAATQRYFLIAAAVGLILAFFLNLLIAHGLSRPLGEMTFAARKMAEGDFEYRIRRIPQDELGVLAEALNSLSSQLKTKIAEIMTEKGKNEAILKGISSGIMAVDKEGRIILLNQALRDSFAVDQDVSGRPPVEVIRSIPLQEAFTIVLKERAPQRLEIPVAYPRDRVFDVRIVPLFAADIIQGAIAVFHDMTDIRQLEQIRKDFVTNASHELKNPLTAIKGYAETLLEGGIDDQEKAKSFIRIISEHANRMDNLIQDILALARLEAQGTGISNEQVSVKEVVEGSLRALGPQAEMKRIKFAREFPPEDIMVRGDHEKLSQAVLNIVDNAIKYSPPKTRITVSLSEREGEAQIDIRDEGPGIPKEDQERIFERFYRVDKGRSRAIGGTGLGLSIVKHAILAHEGKVWVESEPGEGSIFHIVFPKHSK